From Camelus bactrianus isolate YW-2024 breed Bactrian camel chromosome 35, ASM4877302v1, whole genome shotgun sequence, a single genomic window includes:
- the LOC105078376 gene encoding quinone oxidoreductase-like, with translation MATGQRLMRAIPVSEFGGPEVLKLQSDVVVPIPEEHQVLIKVPACGVDPVDTYIRSGTYSGKPRLPATPGVDVAGLIEAVGERVSAFKKGDRVFTTSTVLGGSAEYKLAADHTVYKLPEKLDFQQGAAIGVLYFTAYPALLHSASAKAGESVLVHGASGGVGLAVCQIARVYGLKGLGTAATEEGQRVVLQNGAHEVFNHREDNYIDKIQKSVGEKGIDVIIEMLANVNLSNDLNLLSQGGRVIIVGSKGPIEINPRDTMAKESSIKGVTLFSSTKEEFQQFAAAFQAGMEIGWLRPVIGSQYPLKKVSQAHEDLIHSSGATGKMVLLLK, from the coding sequence ATGGCAACTGGCCAGAGGTTGATGAGAGCGATTCCAGTTTCTGAATTTGGTGGACCAGAAGTGCTGAAACTCCAGTCGGATGTTGTTGTACCGATTCCAGAAGAACATCAGGTTCTAATCAAAGTGCCAGCCTGTGGTGTGGACCCAGTGGACACATATATTCGCTCTGGTACCTACAGTGGGAAACCGCGCCTCCCCGCTACTCCTGGTGTAGATGTGGCTGGGCTGATAGAAGCTGTTGGAGAGCGTGTATCTGCTTTCAAGAAAGGTGACAGAGTCTTCACCACCAGCACGGTCTTGGGCGGCTCTGCCGAGTACAAGCTGGCCGCCGATCACACCGTTTACAAGCTGCCGGAGAAGCTGGACTTCCAGCAAGGAGCTGCCATCGGGGTCCTGTACTTCACGGCCTATCCCGCTCTGCTCCACAGCGCCTCCGCGAAAGCTGGAGAAAGTGTTCTGGTTCACGGAGCTAGTGGAGGAGTTGGACTAGCAGTGTGCCAGATTGCTAGAGTTTATGGCTTAAAGGGTTTGGGCACGGCCGCTACTGAGGAAGGACAAAGGGTTGTTTTGCAAAATGGAGCCCATGAAGTGTTTAATCACAGAGAAGATAATTATATCGATAAAATTCAGAAATCTGTTGGTGAAAAAGGAATTGATGTGATTATTGAAATGTTAGCTAATGTAAATCTTAGCAACGATTTGAACCTTTTGTCCCAAGGAGGACGAGTAATAATTGTTGGCAGCAAAGGTCCTATTGAAATAAATCCACGGGACACCATGGCAAAGGAATCTAGCATAAAAGGAGTTACTCTCTTTTCATCAACCAAGGAGGAATTTCAGCAGTTTGCAGCAGCCTTTCAAGCTGGAATGGAAATCGGTTGGTTGAGACCTGTAATAGGTTCTCAGTATCCGTTGAAGAAGGTGTCCCAGGCTCATGAAGATCTCATTCACAGCAGTGGCGCTACTGGAAAAATGGTTCTTCTCTTAAAATGA